The DNA window GTCCCGGGTCAGCGTCAGCTCGTCGCCGTTGGCGCAGCGCAACTGCACCTCGCGCATCCGCGGGAACTCGTCGGTGTGCTCCCATACCGGTTCGATGCCCAGCCGGGCGCTCAGCCAGCCGCACATCAACGCCGCCGTCGGGTCGGTGCGCGGCGCCACCACCGTCGCCTCGGTGACCCGGGCCTGGGTGGTGTCGAACGCGCCGGCGACGAGCGTGCGCCACGGGGTGATCCGGGTCCAGGCCAGGTCGGTGTCGCCCGGCGCGTAGTCGCAGGCCCGTTCCCGCAGCGCGGCGATCGGGTCGGTGGCCTGCGCCGAGTCGGTGATCCGTCGGTCGGCGACCACGCCGAGGAAGTCGGTGGCGATCTCGTCCGGCGGCTCACCGTGCCACCAGGTCACCACCGGCACGTCCGGCACCAGCAGCGGCATCACCACGGACTCGGCGTGCAGCGCCAGCCGGCCGTACATCCGGGTGACCACCGCCTCGCACGGGCCGAGCCGGCCGCCCACGACGATCTCCGCGTCCAGCCGGTTGCGGTCCCGCTCGATCTCGGAGCGGACCACCACGAGCAGCCGGCACGGGTGCGCGGCGGCGGCGATGGTGGCCGCCGCCTCGGCCTCCCGGACCCGCTTCTCGTCCACCACGACGATCAACGTGAGCGCCATGCCGCTGGCCACCCCGCCCGCGCTGCGCCGCTCGGCGGCCAGCGCCTTGACCACCTCGTTGCCGGTGGTGTCCCATAGCCCGATCATGCTCTTCTCCAAGCTCTTCCCTCGGCGGCCAGCATCTCGTCGGCGGCCCGGGGGCCCCACTCGCCGGCCCGGTACGGCTCCGGCTTCGTGCCCTCCCAGGCGTGCTCCAGCGGGTCCACCACCTGCCAGCTCTGCTCCACCTCGGCGGCGTCCGGGAACAGCGTC is part of the Micromonospora sp. WMMD980 genome and encodes:
- a CDS encoding glucose-6-phosphate dehydrogenase assembly protein OpcA, whose protein sequence is MIGLWDTTGNEVVKALAAERRSAGGVASGMALTLIVVVDEKRVREAEAAATIAAAAHPCRLLVVVRSEIERDRNRLDAEIVVGGRLGPCEAVVTRMYGRLALHAESVVMPLLVPDVPVVTWWHGEPPDEIATDFLGVVADRRITDSAQATDPIAALRERACDYAPGDTDLAWTRITPWRTLVAGAFDTTQARVTEATVVAPRTDPTAALMCGWLSARLGIEPVWEHTDEFPRMREVQLRCANGDELTLTRDDSVAVFRRTGQEDRTLPLVRRPLGDELAEELRRLDADQVYAEALGATAGLTGLDQRAPQRVHVWKDPATAQRAEAGVTAHAGATANE